One Aegilops tauschii subsp. strangulata cultivar AL8/78 chromosome 2, Aet v6.0, whole genome shotgun sequence genomic window, CTGTTGTTGCTTAATGGATGGTCCTCGGTATCCCGGGCCGTCTTCGTGGATTGGTCTGTCTCCGTGGATTTGATGATGCTTGTCATCTTTAGTCCAGGTGACCTTGTTAAGGGTTTCATTGAGGTGTACAAGTGTGGATATTTGTGATCGTTCTGCGTTGGGTATGCTTGTCGGATTGATCGTCTGACCGACCATGGGGCTTCATGCTTCGTGAGTAATTCACATGTGTGGTCTGTCTATGTCGGTTTTGCATGATTTTTCATTAATTAACTTGCTATTTCTTTTCTCCTTAATTAATCAATGAGGCACTTCAATTGCCTCTGTTTCCAAAAAACAAGATACAATGATCATGGTGATGAGATATGGCATACATgctcaaatatttttcttgggAGGCTCAGCATTGCCTATTCTACAAATTGGTAGGTGCTTGTTTATAAAGGGAACATGACCAAAGAAACCCTTGGGTACCCGCGTATCCGTCTGCTCTAAAAAACAATGGTAATGTGATGTGGCTGTCCTGCTAGTCCTAACTCCTAAGTCTTTTGTATTCTTAACATAGTATGCGATCACCATACTAAAGCTAATATAAGGGATCATCCAAAACACATTCAATGAGAATTTCCTTGAATCGTAATCTAACTAGCTAGTGGTGGCCAATTTCTTCACGTGGACACCCTAGACCTAAACATGCTCTGACTGTACTGCGTCTATCTAAAATCAGTTGAGCCCAAAGACAAGAAGATTTTCTGGtttgtttgtttttgttttgAATTTGTACATACTTTTCTATATCAATGAAAAAAACTTCCTTTCCACCATTCCATCCATCTAACCAATCACATTTTCATGTCCATGATCACTCACCTTCATCTCCTCCTCAATGCTCAGTGTCGACTTTTCATCCTCACTCAATCTCATCCCAATTAAAGTACTCTAGCTGTCACCCATAGTTGCACTACAATTTTATCATCCACCTCCTTTGGCTATTCTTCTATTCCTGGGCACTGTTGAATGAACCCCTTTGGATATCAAACCTTAACCTAACCCTATATATCTTCACCCATCGTCAAAGAATTTGTCGTCAAAGACGGGCTGAGAAGAAATAGTAACTATTAATACATGTATTGTAATTCCATCAATTATTAGCTGGATATGAAATAAAAAAAATCCTGATCATACAGTGAATCAAGCATTAAAAAAGAACCACAGGCACCCCAAAATCTAACAGTTTTCCATTACAAATATGGGTCTAAGACTTTATTaataaaataagaaaaatacAATGATCATGGTGATGAAAAATGGCTTAAATGCTCAAATGCTATTTTTCTTGGGAATATGAGATTGCCTATTCTATAAATTGGTCATGAAATTGGTAGGTGTTTGCTTATAAATGGAACAAGACCAAAGAAACCCCTGGGTAACCGTGTATCCACATGCTCCCAAAAAACAATGGCTATGTGTTGTGGCTGTCCCGCTAGTTCTAACTCCTAAGTATTTTGTGTTGTTGACATATTATGTGATCACCATACTAAGCTAAGGGATCACCATACTAAAGTTAAGGGGTCACCAAGGACACATTCAGTGAGAATTTTCTAGAATCATAATCTAACTAGCTAGTGTTGGCCAATTTCTTCAAATTGACACCCTAGACCTAAACATGCTCTGACTGTATTGTGTTTTTCAGAATGTTGAGTCTTTCCACCATTCCATCCATCCAACTGATCACATTGTCATGTCCATAACCACTCGTATACATCTCCTCTCAATTTCTCAGTATCGATCTTTCTCCCTATTCAATCTCATCCCAACTGAAGGTACTCTAGGTGTCACCCATGGTTGCACTACCATTTTGTCATCCACCTCCGTTGGCTATACTTCTATTCCTGAGCACCGGTGAGTGACCCCTGTGGATATCGAACCTTAACCTAACCCTATATATCTTCACCCGTCGTCGACGAATTTGTCTTCCTCGCTAAGAAGGGAGAAAGGTGCGCTGAGAAGAAATAACTATTACTACCTCCATCTTGGTTTATTGGTCCTTATTGTAAtatgtgtcaaattttgaccataaatttaagtGACGAAATgtcatgcatgtcaccaaaaattatcattgaaaactatgtttaAATATGagtccaacgatataatttttgttgacatgcactaacattttgtcactAGCAATAAATCAGGATGGAggtaatgtaagacgtttttttgactctagtgtagtgtcaaaaaacgtcttacattatgggacagagggagtagtaaataaTGTATTGTAATTTCCTTAATTATTAGCTGAATTCTGGAtatgaaataggaaaaaaaaactGATCAAACTGTGAATCAAGCATGATTTAACTATTATTGGTGTAAGACTATATTATTAAAATGAAGCAGTTTATATTTTAACCCCAAAATCAAGCAGTTTTCCATTACCAATATGGGTGTAAGACTATATTATtaaaataagaaaaagaaaaagaaaaagggcaATGAAAAGGACACCAACCTTTAAACCTCCTTCCTTCCCTCGCTCCCgttctctcctctcctctcctgcTCTCCTTCCACCCGCTCGCCCCACGCGACAATGGTCTACACAATCTCCcccccttctcctcctccatcccCCACCTCGCCCCCAACCCAATGTCTCCCATTTTTTCCCGCTCACCTCTAACCCTGCTCGCTCTCCTCCTCGCCCTCCCACCCctcgctgcctcctcctcctccttcccgcTTCCCACcatcgccatcgccgccgccggcaccaaCACCGCCTCCCCACACCACCTCGCCTGCGGCCTCGTGTCCAACGGCACAGGCTACCAGCTCTCCTGCGCCAGCGTCACCAACCGCTCCGCTAGCCCCCGCAAGTACGGGTATGGCGGCGGCAGTACCACGCCCTTCTCCGCCCTCGTCGCCGGTGATGGGTACCTCTGCTCCGTCGACCCGATCTCCTCGCCGCCCGTGTCCATGCGCTGGTGGGACTTGAACGACGGCGAGGAACCGTCCAAGAGGGTGTACAGGGGCGAGGCGCTGTCTGcggtggccggcggcggggagTACGTGTGCGGACTAGTGGAGAAGAGGATAAAGTGCTGGAGGTGGGAATGGGGGGCCGTGCCGGAAGAGGTGGGGTTCTCGGCGCTGGCGGTGGGCGGCGGGTTCGTCTGCGGGCTGGTGGCCGGGACAGGGGAGCTGAAGTGCTATGGCAATGGGGACGCGGTGGGGCGGGAGCCGAGGGGCAGGTACATGTTGCTCGCCGCCGGTGAGAGGCACGCCTGCGCGGTGGACCACAGAGGCATGCTGGGGTGCTGGGGAGAGGCGGCCGCTGTTGCGGCCGCGGCGCCGCCGAAGCTGATTCGCGCTGTGTCCACGGTGGCGGTGGGCGACGCTCTCACGTGCGTGCTGTGGGGGAACTGGACGGTCTCCTGCTGGCCGGAGGAGGATGCGGCTGTGCCGCCGGAGATATCGCAGGAGCAGTTCGTCGCTCTGGAAGCGAGGGGGAAGGTGGTGTGCGGGGTGCTCATGTCCGACTACTCGCTGGTGTGCTGGGGCGGAGATGTTGCCGGCGGGGTGAGGAAGGTGTTCGACAAGGTCCTGCCGGGGCCGTGCGCGCCGGCAAGGTCGTGCCCGTGCGGCGTCTGGTCAGGCTCCGCGATGCTCTGTGACAGCGGTGGCGCGGCCATCTGCTACCCCTGCGGCTACACTCCTCCCATGAATGCGCAGGCGCCTACGTCCAACCCGCGGGCGTCGACCTCTCACACGAGGAAGAAGCGGCGGCCGAGCGATCTTGTGATCGCAATGATAAGCTTTGGAGCTGGTTCAGGACTCGTGGTCCTCGTCGGCGCGCTCTTGGTCGCTTACTGCCTGCGCCGgcgcagccgcagccgcagcagCTGCTCCCATGACTCCGGGCGCATCCACGCCGAGCCGATGACAACTCCGGTGCCGCGCGTGCCGCGGCGGCTCAGCATGCTGCTCTCCAAGGGCCCGAACACGACGGTGGAGCAGTTCCCCCTGGCAGCGCTCCGGGCCGCCACGGACGTCTTCTCGCCGTCCCACCGCATCGGCTCCGGCAGCTTCGGCGCCGTCTACCGCGCGTCCCTCCCCGACGGCCGCGAGGTCGCCATCAAGCGCGCGGAGCGGCGTGACTCGGGCGCCTcatcctccgccgccgctgcggcgGCGCGTCGCGTCAACCACGAGTCGGCCTTCGTCTCAGAGCTCTCGCTGCTCTCCCGCCTGAACCACAAGAACCTTGTCCGGCTGCTGGGATTCTGCGCCGACGGCGGCGAGCACATCCTGGTGTACGAGTTCATGCACAACGGCACCCTCCACGACCACCTCCACAAGCGCCCCGCCCCGCTCTCGCCGCCGCTCGCCTCCTGGCCGTCCCGCCTCCGCCTCGCCCTCGGCGCGGCGCGCGGCATCGAGTACCTGCACACCTACGCCGTGCCGCCCATCATCCACCGCGACATCAAGTCGTCCAACATCCTCCTCGACGCCTCCTGGTCCGCCAAGGTGTCCGACTTCGGCCTCTCGCTGCTCAAGAACCTGGGCACCGGAGACAatgccggcggcgaggagccgtGCGTGACGGCCGGGACGGTGGGGTACATGGACCCGGAGTACTACCGGCTGCAGCACCTGACGGACAAGAGCGACGTGTACAGCTTCGGGGTGCTGCTGCTGGAGCTGCTGTCCGGGTGCAAGGTGATACAGAGGTACGAGGGGAGCGGCACGCCGAGGAACGTGGTGGACATGGCCGTGCCGTACATCGAGTCGGACCGCGTGCACCGGGTGCTCGACATCCGActtccgctgccgacgccggggGAGATGGAGGCCGTCGCCTACGTCGGGTACCTGGCCGCGGACTGCGTCCGGCTGCCCGGGCGCGAGCGGCCCTCCATGAGCGAGGTGGTCGGCGTGCTCGAGCGGGCCGTTGCGGCATGCGAGGAGCACGAGGATAGCccggacggcggcgaggcggccCTGTCGCGGTCGTGCACCGATGGGTCCACCACCATGTGACGTGGCATGCATGGCATGCCATCAGGCATTGCATGGCTCGTCCCTCGCCTCCCCCGGTGGCAAGAACACATGGAGTTTCTTGAGGTTTTGTTTGTTTGTTTACTTTTCTCTATTCTCTTTGTAGTTATATGCGTGTAGAGTAGATCATTTAGTGAAAACATTTTTGCTTTGCCTAATTGGATGGCAAGAAAAGAAATGTATATATTCCTATGTTGTCTGAGAATTTGCTACTACTATTTTGGAGCTCCAAGTGTTATTAAATAGCTATACGTGCAATGTCAGCGTTTCGCATCAGTACCCGAGTGAACAGTAAACTCACAATAATATCGACCAgattcaaaaaattaaaaaagatACACACCAAAGGTGAGCGACTCTGTTAGGTGTTTGCAAATTTTCGCACCGAGATGACATCCGAGGAGCTCGGTAAAAAAACCATATGAGCTCAAATTTGCAAGCACCTAGAAGAGTCTTTCATCTTCATGTGTAAAAATTCTAGTTTTTttaaattttatttgaatttattgTTCATAAAGGGAGCATATGAGCTTGGGCTCAGTTGGATTTTTGCAATGTCAAAACTGACTAAGTAGATAAGACGTCAGCTgcaaattccaattttttttggcGAGATTTGCAAATTCCATTTTGACGGTGGGTGTGTTGTCATCTGTTGGAAGTTTGCATAGCGCACCTTAAACTCGTATCAAAAGAAATACCAATCATTCATTATGTGAGAGCATTCCTTGCAGTTGCAGGCCTGCAGCCAGTACTACAAATGTAATAGTACGCTATCCTATGGAAAATACACTTTGGTTTCTGGTTGTATATGCATCCTATATGGGGATTTTTTTAATATTTTAATAAAAAGTCAAAATATGTAAGAACTATTTTGACAAAACACTTGACTTACTTTTGCACTGATATATAAATGCCgatgaaaaaaaaacaaaagttGACCTCACAGCAAAAAAGGCAAAATTTATTTGCTATTATAGGTCACTATTCACACTATTTTAGCcaaaaatttgtcttttttgaaaAGAAGTCAAAAGGATatttttttgtggattttatttctCACGAGTACGATAGAAGGTCaagtttatttcaaaaatattttcaggaatttttgactttTTGTTGAATTACTAATTTTTTTTCCATATAGGATGCATATGTCCCCATAGACCAAAAGTTCCCCTCCGCTATCCTACACTTGTTAAACTGCAACCTGGTGTGATTCTAGTACCACTACTGTACCAGTTGGTGCGCAGTTGTTGTTGAGAGGCCTTTCGTTTCCATCCAAGCAATTTAACCGACGATCAAGTCAGCGCGTCTCTCTCGTAGGAGTACTACACTACTCCTTGGCGAGGCGAGGGCGAGCAGCATAGTGGAGTTGTACCAACCGTGCATTCCCTCGCCATCTCCTCAGCAAACTCCTCCCCGTTTCCATTCCATAGcattattttctttcttttaggcAGCGAAGCACCACGGAAGTAGCCGCCAACCAACGCCTGACGGACCGGACCGGCCGGCCATCACACCTCACCTCATGGTGCACGTCTCCACCCGTCCATCACACACGACGCAATGACACAAGGAAAGGCAAGCGATCCATCCATCCATCACGTGGGCAAGCTCCGTGCTGTGTCTTATTTACCGATTTGATAGGTGAGGATAAAGATCCGGCCGGTGGCCAGGTTTTGGTAGCTCATTTGCGTGTGGGAGATGGAGATTTCGAGTGGATCTCCCTCCTTTCCTTTTGGACCTAGACAGCCGAACACAGGTACGTAGCTAGGCTAGGGAGGGTTAAAATGCACACTGGAGACTCGGCTCATGACTTGTTGAACTGTAGATTGATAACCCTAGGATACATGTTGAGACGGCAAAATCGTGTCATTGGAAGCAAAAATGAAAAGGGGTCAGTTTTTTTTTTAAAGGAGGATgtaccccggcctctgcatctgggcgatgcatgcagctattttattaattattcataaAGTCCTTATACAAAGCTAATACATCAGTAAAGCTGAAGCCATCATCTTGACAACacctgtcgctactcctatccccgtgatgaaggggtgccgaatgtccgagcctaataccaaacagacatcgcaccaaGACCTAACATCTAGTGTCTGATGCCCCATCCAAGCCATATACGTGGACTGGGTTACACGTCGGTCCGGCGCACTTTCAGTGGGCACCACATGCGCACGCTGCAATGGCCGTCACCTCCTTCACCCACCGATCCATCATCAGATCAGATTCTGACGCATCGACCTTGCCAGGCCTCTCTGCCATCGATGCCACCACGACGCCAAACAACGTCGTCCTCCTGCACGAGTCCATCGCCACCCATCGGACGCCGAGATCCACCCTCCACCACCTACTGACGCCCAACCACCAAGCCGTCCACATGTCCGTCCAACCCTTGAATGTCTCCAAAGATGATGCCCCCATGGGGTGACGACGAAGACGTCCCCATCATTTGATCCAGGAGGCCCCTCAACGCCTCCAACGAGGGCTACGACGCCCACGGGCGCCGCTGTCAATGGTAGACTCCTCCAGATCCGAGGTTTCCCCTAAAAATAATGGAGCGAGGGACGCCCCCACCATCACCTCCAACGAGGAAAACGACACCCGCGGGCGTCGCCGATGATGGCGGCGTCCTCACCCGCTTCAGCAGCTAGGCCACCATCTCCTCCTCCACTTGATCCGTCGCCGGGAAGCCACCGCGAGGCAACACCCACTGACCAGATCTCTTTGGACCGACGATGAAGACAACCAAAGGTAGAGGAGGTCTCAACGCTGCGTCACCGGCGCCATGGCCACACACACGTCGTCCCGAGGCGCCAACTGAAGATCCACCATCACAGTCACACCTCCAAGCCGCGACGGAGGGACGCCCCGCCACCGCCATCATCCCCCTACACGGGCTTTACCCAGCCGGGATCCGGCGATGGCGGGAGGGGAGGCGGACGGGAGGCGGAGGGGATCGGGAGGGAGGTGGACGGGATCCGGAGGGGAGGTGGACGGGAGGCGGAGGGGAGGTGGACGGGAGGCAGAGGGGATATGGACGGGAGAAAGATCCTATCCAAAAAGGGGTAAGTTGTTATGGTTGCTTAATGGAATGTTTGCAACAAGAATCATGCATGTTGCACATTTCTATCGGCTCCTTGATTTTTTTGCGGGGTGGCTCCTTGATTATTGCCTGGGTGGGATACCCCACAGCCCCACACGTTGACATGGTACTATATTCTCTATCTGTAATTTGGTACTATATACTGGACGTGAATTTTTGGGACATGGTGGCACGCGATGCCGTAGTCCTAGGCGTCCGCATGATATAGGGCTTTTTGCAATACGATGGCAGTAACTCAATGATACATAGGAATATACAGCCGTGGGTGggaattgttggggaacgcagtaatttcaaaaaaattcctacgcacacgcaagatccatctaggtgatgcatagcaacgagagaggagagtgttgtccacgtaccctcgtagaccgaaagcggaagcgttatgacaacgcggttgatgtagtcgtacgtcttcacgatctgaccgatcctagtaccgaaagtacgtcacctccgcgatctgcacacgttcggctcggtgacgtcccacgaactctcgatctagCTGAGTGTCAAGtgagagcttcatcagcacgacggcgtgatgacggtgatgatgaagttaccgatgcagggcttcgcctaagcactacaacgatatgaccgaggtggaatctgtggagggggcaccgcacgcggctaagacaactgtcaacttgtgtgtccatggggtgcctccttcccccgtatataaaggagtggaggagggggagggtcggccctctcatggcgcgccccaaggggagtcctactcccaccgggagtaggattccccccttccctagttggagtaggagaggaaggaaggaggagagagggagaaggaaaggggggcgccgccccctcttccctagtccaattcggacccaagggggagggggcgcgcggcctgccctggccgcccctctctctctccactaaggcccatatggcccattagactccccggggggttccggtaaccccccggtactccggtaattgcccgaactcacccgaaaccattccgaagtccaaacatagtcgtccaatatatcaatctttatttctcaaccatttcgagactcctcgtcatgtccgtgatcacatccgggactccgaacaaccttcggcacatcaaaacacataaactcataataccgatcgtcaccaaacgttaagcgtgcggaccctacgggttcgagaactatgtagacatgacggagactcatctccggtcaataaccaatagcagaacttggatgctcatattggttcctacatattctatgaagatctttatcggtcaaaccgcataacaacatacgctgttccctttgtcatcggtatgttacttgcccgagattcgatcgtcggtatctcaatacctagttcaatctcattaccggcaagtctctttactcgttccgtaatgcatcatcccgcaactaactcattagtcacattgcttgcaaggcttatagtgatgtgcattaccgagagggcccagagatacctctccgaaacacggagtgagaaatcctaatctcgatctatgccaacccaacaaacaccatcggagacacctgtagagcatctttataatcacccagttgcgttgtgacgtttgatagcacactaagtgttcgtccggtattcgtgagttgcataatctcatagtcataggaacatgtataagtcatgaagaaagcaatagcaacaaactaaacgatcaagtgctaagctaacggaatgggtcaagtcaatcacatcattctgtaatgatgtgatcccgttaatcaaataacaactcatgtctatggctaggaaacttaaccatctttgattcaacgagctagtcaagtagagacatactagtgacactctgtttgtctatgtattcacacatgtactaagtttccgtttaatacaattctagcatgaataataaacatttatcatatataaggaaatataaataacaactttattattgcctctagggcatatttccttcagtctcccacttgcactagagtcaataatctagattacacagtaatgattctaacaccgatggagtcttggtgttgatcatgttttgctcgtgagagaggtttagtcaacgggtctgcaacattcagatccgtatgtatcttgcaaatctctatgtctccctcttTGACtggatcgcggatggaattgaagcgtctcttgatgtgcttggttctcttgtgaaatctggtttcctttgccaaggcaattgcaccagtattgtcacaaaagattttcattgaacccgatgcactaggtatgacacctagatcggatatgaactccatccagactccttcatttgctgcttccgaagcagctatgtactctgcttcacacgtagatcctgccacgacgctttgcttagaactgcaccaactgacagctccaccgtttaatataaatatgtatccggtttgtgacttagagtcatccggatcagtgtcaaagcttgcatcgacgtaaccatttataacgagctctttgtcacctccataaacgagaaacatatcctttcTTTGctcaggcaagaaccctttctttgcttgatccattttgaacttcttcaaaactttatcaaggtatgtgctttgtgaaaatccaattaagcgtcttgatctatctctatagatcttgatgtccaatatataagcagcttcaccgaggtctttcattgaaaaactcttatttaagtatccttttatgctatccagaaattctatatcatttccaatcaacaatatgtcatccacatataatattagaaatgctacagagctcccactcactttcttgtaaatacaggcttctccaaaagtctgtataaaaccatatgctttgatcacactatcaaaacgtttattccaactccgagatgcttgcaccagtccataaatggatcgctggagcttacacactttgttagcatcctttggattgataaaaccttcgggttgcatcatatacaactcttcttccagaaatccattcaggaatgcactctttacatccatttgccaaatttaataatcataaaatgcagcaattgctaacatgattcggacggacttaagcatcgctacgggtgagaaggtctcatcgtagtcaactccttgaacttgaggaaaggttgtatgtgatacaaccagaaggttttgtcaatcctgaaagatgttaacaagtatgcaaagctccagcaatccttctaaggactggagtaagcatctcggagttggaatatacgctttgatgagatgatcaaagattttgggtttatacaaagtttatgagaaacttgtatttccaaagaagtgagtgggagcgctatagaatttctgatgagtatatgttgttaacatattgttgatcagaaatgatgtagaatttctggaaagcatatagggttatttgaaaagtgtttttcaatggaaaacctggattaagctacttgaacattgagcatcaagatctataaggatagatcaaaaacgcttaatagtactttcaaatgaacacataccgtgacaagattttgaaggagttcaaaatagatcggcaaagaaggagttcctggctgtgttataaggtgtgagtattgagtaagactcaagacctgaccacggcagaagagagagaaaggacgaaggtcgtcccctatgctttagacgtaggctccacagtatgctatgctgtgtaccgcacctgaagtgtgccttgccatgagtcagtcaaggggtacaagtgtgatccaggaatggatcacaggACAGCGGTCAAggttatccttagtaactagtggactaaggaattttctcgattatggaggtggtaaaagagttcgtcgtaaagggttacgccgatgcaaactttgacactaatctggatgactctaagtagtagaccggattcgtatagtagagcagttatttggaatagttccaaatagcacgtggtagctgcatctaggcgatgacatagagatttgtaaagcacacacggatctgaaagattcagacccgttgactaataacctctctcacaagcgagatatgatcaaacccaatgggtgttggattcattacaatcacatagtgatgtgaactagattattgactctagtgcaagtgggagactgctggaaatatgccctagaggcaataataaaatggttattattatatttccttgttcatgataattgtatattgttcatgctataattgtattaactggaaaccgtaatacatgtgtgaatacatagaccacaacatgtccctagtgagcctctagttgactagctcgttgatcaatagatggttatggtttcctgaccatggacattggatgtcattgataacgggatcacatcattaggagaatgatgtgatggacaagacccaatcctaagcatagcacaagatcgtgtagttcgtttgctaaaagcttttctaatgtcaagtatcatttccttagaccatgagattgtgtaactcccggataccgtaggagtgctttgggtgtaccaaacgtcacaacgtaactgggtggctataaaggtgcactacaggtatctccgaaagtgtctgttgggttgacacgaatcgagactgggatttgtcactccgtatgacggagaggtatctctgggcccactcggtagtgcatcatcataatgagctcaatgtgactaagtagttagtcacgggatcatgcattacggaacgagtaaagtgacttgccggtaacgagattgaacgaggtattgggataccgacgatcgaatctcgggcaagtaccgtaccgattgacaaagggaattgtatacaggattgcttgaatccccgacttcatggttcatccgatgagatcatcgtggaacatgtgggagccaacatgggtatccagatcccgctattggttattggctagagagctgtctcggtcatgtctgcatgattcccgaacccgtagggtctacacacttaaggttcggcgacgctagagttgttatgggaatt contains:
- the LOC109751644 gene encoding serine/threonine-protein kinase-like protein CCR4, producing MSPIFSRSPLTLLALLLALPPLAASSSSFPLPTIAIAAAGTNTASPHHLACGLVSNGTGYQLSCASVTNRSASPRKYGYGGGSTTPFSALVAGDGYLCSVDPISSPPVSMRWWDLNDGEEPSKRVYRGEALSAVAGGGEYVCGLVEKRIKCWRWEWGAVPEEVGFSALAVGGGFVCGLVAGTGELKCYGNGDAVGREPRGRYMLLAAGERHACAVDHRGMLGCWGEAAAVAAAAPPKLIRAVSTVAVGDALTCVLWGNWTVSCWPEEDAAVPPEISQEQFVALEARGKVVCGVLMSDYSLVCWGGDVAGGVRKVFDKVLPGPCAPARSCPCGVWSGSAMLCDSGGAAICYPCGYTPPMNAQAPTSNPRASTSHTRKKRRPSDLVIAMISFGAGSGLVVLVGALLVAYCLRRRSRSRSSCSHDSGRIHAEPMTTPVPRVPRRLSMLLSKGPNTTVEQFPLAALRAATDVFSPSHRIGSGSFGAVYRASLPDGREVAIKRAERRDSGASSSAAAAAARRVNHESAFVSELSLLSRLNHKNLVRLLGFCADGGEHILVYEFMHNGTLHDHLHKRPAPLSPPLASWPSRLRLALGAARGIEYLHTYAVPPIIHRDIKSSNILLDASWSAKVSDFGLSLLKNLGTGDNAGGEEPCVTAGTVGYMDPEYYRLQHLTDKSDVYSFGVLLLELLSGCKVIQRYEGSGTPRNVVDMAVPYIESDRVHRVLDIRLPLPTPGEMEAVAYVGYLAADCVRLPGRERPSMSEVVGVLERAVAACEEHEDSPDGGEAALSRSCTDGSTTM